Genomic DNA from Leptospiraceae bacterium:
ATCAATGAGCATGTAATTGCTATTATAGCAAAGAGCCAATCCGCTGGAAGCATTGGTTGCACTAAAACCGGTGGAACCTCCTAAAACCTCTATGCCAAATTTTACCAGACTTGTTGAGATTAAGTCGAAATTAATAGGATAGGGGGGGATTTGTTCCACTGAAACGTCCAAGCTGAATGTGAATTCTTCATTTTGTTTGTTTACTTTAAAAACATTTTTAGATACCCTTTGAATATTTATCCATCCCAGGTCAAGAGTTTCATCTTCAATAATGTGACAATCGATTAAGTCGTCTATAGAAAGAGGAATTCCTTCTTTATTCTTTAAATGAAACCAGGAAGTTTCTTTATATAGATTTTTAGCTTCTACGGGAGATATGCCCATCTCTTTAAGTTCTGCTTCATTCGGGCCCATTAAGCAGAGTTTCAAAAGTTCTCTTGCTGCTTCTACACGTCTTGTATTTCCGAGGACTATCAACTTTTTCCCGTTTCGATTGGGATTCATAAATAAGTTGTGATAAAGTGGAAACTCGATGGCGACCTGAGACTCCCCTTTTGCGAGTGGAATATCGGGTAATAAGATTACATCGGGAGGAGAGAGTTTCTTTTGCATCAGGACTTTAATAATTTCCGGAGGTAAACCTGCTAAAAGGTGGTTTTCATGGTCCTGTATATAATATGCACCGGGAAAGATATTTAATATTTCCATTATCCTGTATGCCTGTTTAAAATTTTTTAAAATTTATATCCTTATTTAAGTAAATGTCAATAAAATTTTGTATTAAACTGGAAGTTTTCTAAAAGTTTAATAGTTTATAAATATCATCAGAAGAAAGTAGGCCCGGTTTTTCTGTAGATTTTTTTTGAAAAGGTTCTGATTTAGGCGATTCTAAAAGCAGGCAGCGATAGGGGGATAGTAAAACTTCTCCTCTCTCATTTCTACATACTTTATAGTTTGCATCCAATACTATTTTTCCCTGTAGAGAATCAGGTCTTTCTTCTTCTTGTTCCTCTGTATATTCTTTAAACTCTGTCTCCAGAAAAGCATCTACTGTAAATAAATACTCAAACATTCCGGAACCTAAAGGTTTGGCACTTTGTATTTGTAAAGTATCTCTTATAGGGTAGTAGGAGGATAAGTGTCCGCTACCTCCAATAAGGGAAGAGAGGCATTTTTTTAATTCCAGGTAAACTTTATTTTCATCGTAATCCATAACTAAAGTATAGGATTTTTATCCGTGCTTTTGTAAAGAAAAAAACTTGACACATATCAAGATATCTTGATATGTGGAAATAAGTATATCTTATGTATTTGACTAATGCCAATTCCGATAGGGAGATACTCGACCCGATTAAAGCTGTAGCCGATGAAACACGACTCCGGATTCTCTTTATCATGCGGGAAGGTGCTTTTAAAACACCTTCCGCGTAACCTTGAACTTGTAATTGATTTAGGTTGTGGCCCGGGTGGGCTACTGGGGCATCTATTGGAGTATTCGGATAAAGTGATAGCTATTGATTCTTCCGAAAAAATGCTGGAGGAAGCAAAACGAAATTATAAAGCTTATCGTAATATTAAATTTCAGTTATCTTATCTTGAAAAGATTAAATTACCTGCAAAAACTGCCGATGCAGTAGTAGCTTCTATGGTTTTACATCATGTATCCAATCCGCCTCTGGCTATGCAGGAAGTCTTTCGTATATTAAAAGAAAATGGAAGTTTTTATATTGTGGATTTGTCCCGTCATGATAGAGAAGTTATGCGTGATAAGTTTTTAGATCTATGGCTTGGTTTTGATAGCTGGCAGTTAGAAGATTGGTTAAAGCAGAGTGGTTTTATAATTGAAGCCAAATCGGTTCTTAAGACACCTACGGAATTTAAAATATTAGTAATAAAAGCAACAAAAAGGAGTAAATAGTGAATACAACTCAGGATTACAAAATAAAAGACATCAGCCTTTCGAAGTGGGGAAGGGAAGAAATTATTCTTGCTGAAAAGGAAATGCCCGGCCTTATGGCTATTCGTGCTGAATACAAAGATAAGCAACCTTTAAAGGGAGCTCGCATTGCTGGTTCTTTACACATGACTATCCAGACAGCTGTATTAATTGAAACTCTCGTAGAATTGGGAGCAGAGGTTCGCTGGGCCTCCTGTAATATTTTTTCTACTCAGGATCATGCAGCAGCAGCCATTGCTGAGAGAGGAATTTCTGTTTTCGCCTGGAAGGGAGAAACCGAAGAAGAATATTGGTGGTGTACAGCTCAAACGTTAAATTTTTCTAATGGTCAAGGTCCGAATATGATCCTGGATGATGGGGGAGATTTGACTGTTTATGTTCATGAAAAGCATCCTGAGCTATTGAAAGATATTAAAGGAATCTCCGAAGAAACAACAACCGGAGTGCATCAGCTTTATAAAATGTTTAAGGCCGGAACTTTGAAAGTGCCTGCTATTAACGTGAATGACTCGGTAACCAAGTCTAAATTTGATAACCTTTACGGATGTCGTGAATCCCTTGTGGATGGGATAAAGCGTGCAACAGATGTAATGCTTGCAGGAAAGAGAGCTCTTGTCTGTGGCTACGGTGATGTGGGTAAGGGTTCTGCTGCTTCTCTCAGGGCTTATGGAGCTATTGTTTCTGTTACTGAAATAGATCCTATCTGTGCTTTACAGGCTGCTATGGAAGGATACCAGGTCTGTACAGTAGAGGATGTAGTAAAAGAAACTGATATTTTTGTTACTGCAACTGGCTGTGATGATGTGATTACAATTGATCATTTAAAACAAATGAAAGATGGAGCTATTGTTTGTAATATAGGACATTTTGATACAGAGATTCAGGTTGCCGCTCTGGTAAATTTCCCGGGAATCAAAAGAACTGAAATTAAACCACAGGTTGATAAATTCACATTCCCTAATGGATCTTCAATTATTCTTCTTGCAGAAGGAAGGCTTGTAAACCTGGGTTGTGCTACCGGTCATCCATCTTTTGTGATGTCGAATTCCTTTTCGAATCAGGTTCTTGCCCAGATAGAGCTATATAACCACTCCAATAAATACAAAGTAGGGGTTTATACTCTGCCCAAGCATTTGGATGAAAAAGTAGCCGAATTTCACCTGGCACAAATCGGAGTGAAGTTAACCAAATTAAACCAAAAGCAAGCAGACTATCTTGGAGTGCCGGTAAACGGTCCTTACAAACCGGAACACTATCGATACTAATTTTTTTGGGGGGAAGGTCCCCCCTTTTATGTATGCCTTATATTGTTACATCAGCCTGTATAGGACATAAATACACGGATTGTGTAACAGAGTGTCCGGTGAATGCTTTCAGGGAAGGGGATGATATGTTATACATACATCCGGATGTTTGCATTGATTGTGGAGTATGTATGCCTCTTTGTCCGGTTGAAGCTATATATCCTGATTATGATATTCCTTTGAAAGATAAAATGTGGATAGATATAAATCGAATAAAGGCAGACAAATATCCTACAATTTTCAATAATAGAATAAAACGTAATCATAATATATAATAATATACTTATAAGAAGGTAGAGACAATGGTAGAGACAATACTGGATGAATCAATTTATACAAATGCGAATGGAAAGGAATTAATCCGTCTTTTAAAAGAGCGTATTCTTTTTCTTGATGGAGCTATGGGAACTATGATCCAGAAACACAAACTCTCCGAGGAAGATTTTAGGGGAGAAAGGTATAAAAATCATTCTAAGTCTTTAAAGGGGAATAATGACCTTCTTTCTATAACAAAGCCTGATATTATTGAAGCAATACATATTCAGTTTTTAGAAGCAGGTTCTAATATTATTGAAACCAATACATTTAGTTCCAATGAAATTTCTCAGGCAGATTATGCTCTTGAGTCAGAAGTTGTTTTGTTAAATAAAGAATCTGTAAAAGTTGCGAGAAATGCGATTCGCAAATTTCAAGAAAGCCATCCGAATCATCCCTGTTTTGTGGCAGGCTCTATCGGGCCTACAAATCGTACAGCGTCTATGTCCCCTGATGTAAATGATCCGGCATTTCGTGCTGTTACTTTTGATAAATTGGTGGATGTTTTTTATGAGCAGGCAAGGGCTCTTGTCGAAGCAGGAGTAGATCTTTTATTACCGGAAACAAATATAGATACCCTGAATTTGAAAGCAGCTATTTTTGCTATAGAAAAAGTATTCGAAGATTTACATGTTAGAATTCCATTAAGTCTTTCGGTGACAATTACTGACGCTTCGGGAAGGACCTTATCCGGACAAACTATTGAAGCTTTTTATAATTCTATTATGCACGCAAAGCCGATAAGTGTTGGAATTAACTGTGCATTGGGTGCAAAAGATATGCGGCCCTATATAGAAGAACTCTCTCACAAGTCAGCTTTTCATATTAGCTGTTACCCAAATGCCGGGCTTCCCAATGCCTTTGGAGCATACGATCAAACTCCGGCTGAATTTGCAAGAGATGTAGGAGAATTTGCGAATAATGGCTGGTTAAATATCGTGGGAGGTTGTTGTGGAACAACACCGGAGCATATTGCAGCCCTTGTTCAATCTGTGACCGGTAAGTCTCCGAGGCAAGTAAAGCCACTTCCGGCTTTTCCGAGATTTTCCGGCCTGGAGCCTTTGAATGCAACTAAAGATAAGGGTTTTTTGATGATAGGAGAGAGAACCAATGTGACAGGTTCTCCACGGTTTAAAAAGCTTATTTTAGAAGGAAATTATGAAGAAGCTTTAAGCGTTGCCAGGCAACAGGTTGAGAATGGAGCCGACATCATTGATGTAAATTTTGATGAAGGACTTTTAGATGGGGAGAAAGCTATGACTCATTTTTTAAATTTATTAGCTTCTGAACCTGACATCTCTCGTGTACCGATTATGATAGATAGTTCTCGTTGGCCGATTATTGTAGCGGGTTTAAAATGTATCCAGGGTAAGGCTATAGTAAACTCCATAAGTCTGAAAGAGGGTGAAGAAAAATTTATAGAACAGGCAAAGGTTATTAAAAAATATGGAGCAGCCATGGTAGTGATGGCCTTTGACGAGAATGGACAGGCAGCTACGAAGGACGAGAAGGTTCGTATTTGTACCCGCGCTTATAATTTACTAATAGAAAAAGCAGGAGTAGAACCGGAAGACATTATTTTTGATCCAAATATTCTAACTGTAGCAACAGGTATGGAAGAGCACAACAATTATGCGGTGGATTTTATTCAAGCTACTTCTGAAATAAAGAGACTTTGTCCGGGTGCGAGGGTGAGCGGAGGAGTAAGTAATATCTCTTTTTCTTTTCGTGGAAATAACCCGGTTCGAGAAGCCATGCACTCGGCATTTTTATATCATGCGATAAAAGCCGGTTTGGATATGGCCATAGTCAATGCGGGGATGTTGACTGTATATGAAGATATTGAAAAAGAACTTCTAAATAGAGTAGAAGATGTTCTCTTAAACCGCAGAGCGGATGCAACCGAGCGATTGATTGAATACGCTGAAAAGATTAAAGGTTCTGAAAAAGAAGAAAAGAAAGAAACTTTAAAGTGGAGAGAAGGAACTGTCGCAGAACGTTTAACATATGCTCTCGTGAAGGGTAATATGGACTTCATTGATGAAGATGTGGAGGAAGCCAGAAAAAGTTTTCAGAGTCCTTTAGAAGTGATTGAAGGTCCGCTTATGGACGGAATGAAAGTTGTCGGGGAATTATTTGGTGAAGGAAAAATGTTTTTACCCCAGGTTGTGAAATCTGCCCGTGTGATGAAAAAAGCCGTAGCCTACCTGATGCCTTATATGGAAGAGGATAAGAGAAAAAATGCAGATAGTAGACCCGGTGCTAAATTCTTAATCGCTACCGTTAAAGGAGATGTACACGATATAGGAAAAAATATAGTTTCCGTAGTTCTATCCTGTAACAACTATGAAGTGATTGATCTCGGAGTGATGGTTCCTTCTGAGAAAATATTAGAAGAAGCCAAAAAGCATAAAGTTGATGTGATAGGACTCAGCGGTCTGATTACTCCGTCTTTGGATGAAATGGTTCATGTGGCTTCGGAAATGAAACGGGAAGGTTTCACGGTTCCTCTTCTTATTGGAGGGGCTACTACTTCAGCGGCTCATACTGCTGTAAAAATTGCGGAAGAATATGAGAATCCGGTAGTACATGTAATTGATGCTTCCCGTGTTGTGAATGTTTTAAACAGCGTATTAAATGAAAAGACAAAGAAAAGTTACACAGAAGAATTAAAGAAAGAGCAGGAACGTATTCGGGAAAATTATTACGGAAGACAACAAGAACGTGTTCTCCTGGGTATAGAAGATGCAAGAATGAATTCTTTTAAAACCGATTGGGATAAAATAGATATACCGAGTCCTTCCTTTACCGGTGTAAAAGTTTATGAAGAAATTGATTTGAAGCTTTTAAAAGATTATATTGATTGGTCTCCTTTCTTTCATGCCTGGGAATTAAGGGGACGTTATCCGCAGATACTGGAAGATGAGATTGTAGGTAAGCAGGCCAGGGAACTCTTCGAAGATGCAAAAAAACTCTTAAATGATATTATAGAAAATAAACGCTTTAACCCCAGGGCTGTAGTTGGTTTCTTTCCCGCTAATAGTGTGGGGGATGATATTATCCTTTATAAGGACGATGAAAGAGAGGAAACACTAAGCACATTTTATTCACTGAGACAGCAAACAATAAAGCAGGAAGGAAATGCAAACTATGCACTTGCAGATTTTATAGCTCCTGTAAGCTCCAATAGAAAGGATTATCTCGGTGCTTTTGCTGTAACTTCCGGACACGGAGTTGAGGTTTTTGCCCGTTCCTTTGAAGAAAAGAACGATGACTATAACTCTATTATGACAAAGGCTCTGGGTGATAGACTGGCAGAAGCCCTTGCAGAATATATGCATAAGTTAATGCGTGAAGAATGGGGCTACGGTAGGACAGAAAATTTGGATAATGAAGCTCTTATCAAAGAACAATATAGAGGAATTCGCCCGGCACCCGGATATCCTGCCTGTCCGGATCATACCGAAAAAAGAACTCTTTTTAATTTACTTTCAGTGGAGAAAAATACGGGGATTACTCTCACGGAAAACTTTGCCATGATGCCGGCAAGTTCTGTGAGCGGACTTTATTTCTCTCATCCCGAATCAAGATATTTTGCTCTTGGTAAGATAGGAAAGGATCAGGTCGAGGACTACGCAAAGAGAAAAAATATGGAGTTAAAGGAAATGGAGCGCTGGCTTTCTCCTAACCTGGATTATAAGTAGCTAAAGGCAAGGTTATCGAACTTTTGCCGATAGATAGTTCACTTATTTTGGAATAAATCATACAGGTTATGGAATAAAAAAGGAACAGAGTTTTTACAGGTCTGTTAAATTTTTTAGCTTTTAATAAGACCTGAAAAGACTTTTCATTTCAAGCTGGACTGCAAGACTGGCCCTGATGAAAGAGAATGAATCTGCCCTAAGAGTGCAAAAAGGAGTAGAACCACCTGATTCTATAAATCTGAATTTTGCTCAAAATTATCGGAGAAAAAGAAAGCTCAATCAAAGTGAGTATGTAGAAGGTGTGCTTTCCGGTAATCGGGCCGTTTTGAGTCAGGCGATTACTCTTTTAGAGAGTTCCTTGCCTGAACATGAAGAATTGGCTGCCGGAATTATTGAACAGTGCATTCCGCATTCAGGGAAATCTTTACGCATCGGAATTACAGGTGTACCGGGTGTGGGAAAAAGTTCTTTCATCGAAACTTTTGGCATTTATTTACTCAGGAAAAATCACAGGCTGGCTGTTCTCGCTATTGATCCCAGTAGTCAGAGGAGCGGAGGAAGTATCCTTGGGGATAAAACAAGGATGGAAACCCTTTCCCGTGAAGAGAAGGCCTTTATTCGACCTTCTCCTTCCGGTACTTCGCTCGGAGGAGTGGCCCGAAAAACAAGGGAGACAATTCTTCTCTGTGAAGCAGCAGGCTTTGATGTGATTATAGTTGAGACGGTTGGAGTCGGACAATCTGAAACAGCTGTCCATTCTATGGTTGACTTCTTTTTGCTTCTGATGCTGGCCGGGGCGGGTGATGAACTCCAGGGTATCAAGAGGGGAATTATGGAAATGGCCGATCTCATTGCCATAAATAAAGCAGATGGAGATAACCAGAATCGGGCCAATCTGGCGCGCATGGAATATGCCAATGCTTTACACCTTTTTCCTCCTACTGGTTCCGGTTGGACTCCGAGGGTCGAGACCTGTTCTGCCCTGGAAAAAAAAGGAATTGGGAATATCTGGGATGCCATTCAAGAATATATGAATCTTACGAAAGAAAATTCCTTTTTTGAGAAGAAAAGACGAAATCAGGCAAAATACTGGATGTACGGTACTATTCAGGAAGAGTTAAAAGAACATTTTTTTCGAGATTTACAGATACAGGAAGCCTTACCGAATGTGGAAAGAGAAGTTTTAGAAGGCAGAATTTCTTCCTTTCAAGCTGCAAAAAAGTTATTGCAAAGATATTTTTCTCGTGAATCATCTTTTTCGGAAATTGAATGAAGAAGTTCATAATTAGTATCTTTAGTGTTTATAAAGACTCCGATTATTTTTTACAAAAGAAAGTACGGGCACTTACATATTTTGTACTAACCATCTTTATTCTGGTTCCAATATTTCTGGTCTTCTTAAATATTACCGGAGCAAGAAAGCCTTTTTCTTTCATAAATATTTTACTATCTACCATTTTTTTATTATCTTCTTTTTGCCTGTATTTGCTACGGAAAGGGCAATATAGGATAGCAGCCAATACACTTTCCATATTTACTGCTGTATCATTAAGTGTATTAGTATTTCAGGGGAAAGTTAAGTATAAAGAGGGAATCATCTTATCTTCTTTTCAACTTATTATCACGGTTGTTTTCAGTTCTTTGTTTTGTTCTAGGTTGACTACGACTATTATTTTTTTGATGGTTTTAATCTCCGGTCCCTTAGGAATCATTCGTTCGGGTTTATTGGATCGTGAAGTTGCTATTGTAGCTTCCGCGAATTATATATTTGCAGTTAGTATAATTTATGCTATGAGCATTCTCTTAATGAGCATTTCTACTTCAACCGTCGATAGGTTAAGGGAAGAAGTGAAGACCCGAAAATATTATGAAAAACTAAAGGACTTGTTTCATGCCATATTAGATATATCCTCCCGTCTGGCTTCTTCTTCGGAACTTATGTCGAAAAATGCCGAGCAGTTTTTGCAAAATATGAAAGGGCAGGGAGATTCTTTACAATCGATTGCTGCCGGTTCGGAAGAATTGTCAGCCGGTTTTGATAATGTTTTTTCAAACTTCCAGAAGCAGTTTCAGGATATTCAGGATACCCATGTTTTACATGGTGAAATGATAAAAGCGATGGAAGAAACAAGTCTTTCCGTAACCCGGTCAATCGAATTTTACAAAACCCTTCAGGAACATGCAAAACAGGGCTCTTTATCTATAAATGAGATTGAGGAGAGTATTCTGAATATCTCAAAAACTGTAGGAGAGATGTCGGGTATTGTAAAAATGATAGCTGATATTTCAAAAAAAACAAACCTGCTGGCCCTGAATGCTTCTATCGAAGCTGCCAGAGCGGGTGAAGAAGGACGGGGTTTCACAATTGTTTCTGATGAAATTTCCAGATTAGCAGAAGAATCGGCCCGAAGTGCGAGGAAAATCGGAGAATTGACCACCGGTAGTAAAACTGAAATTGAGAGAAGTATTTTTAAAACCAGGACGGGTGTAGAATTATTAAGCCATATCATTTCAGAAATCGTTGAATTAAATCGTCTCACACAGGGTATTACTCAAACTCTCAAAACACAGAGGGAAACCGAACTAAAGCTCGGAGAAAAAATAAGGACGGTAAATTCTTCCTCAAAAGAGATTTTAGAGTATGTAACGGAACAAAAACATGCCAGCAATGAAATTGCAGGTTCTATATACAATGCCAATCGATTTTTACAGGATAACTTACAGTTAGCAGAATTATTAAAAGCAAAAATTGAAGAGGTTCATAGCTTTGCAGAAAACCTTAAAGTTGGAGTTGAAAAATTCAAGGAAGAGCATCTTTAAGGAAAATACCATTTCATACCGAGTCGTCCCTGTAGTTCCGGGCTGAAGTAAAGGTATTCCGGAGGATAGCTCGAAGAGCTGAGTTTCTTATGCAAATCAATAGGCATTTCCACTAAACCTTCTAACATAAAATTTCTTGTTTTCAGGCGGAATCCCGGAGAGATGTATCTGTTAGAGAAGCGCTTGGATGAAAAGGTATTTTTTTTGAGATTATTCTTGATAAATACAGACTGTTCCCGACCGGAAAGTTGTAATAAGGCCTCAAGACTTATGTTTTTCTGGTAGCCTATCAGATTATTTGCAATTCGATAAGAAAGAGTAAGTTTACTTTGAAAATTTTCTAATTGAACGGGTTCTATCTGGGTGCCTGCAATCTGGAAGGAAAAGTCGAAATCCAGGCCAAATTTTTGATTTAAATAAAGGAATACGATTCCGGTTTCTTGTACCTGTCCGGCTTTATATAGCGGTAACAGGTAATTTTGTGTCTTATCTGTAAGTGCCGGTAAATTATTATGTACGATTATTTTTAGGTTTTTTATAGTTTTTGATTCGATTTCTGTTTTTTGTTCTGTTTGGATCTCCGGATGCAGCCTTGCTTCCATAGGATATTGAAAAGGCACAGACAGAGTAAGAGAATTGGTTTTTGCAGGCTCGAAGGTTTGAGAGATTTTCCAGTGAGAAAGTTCCGAAAATGGTTTCTGGACAATGGGAAAATATGTAAATCCAAGTCCCTGTGCGTGCAGATAAAATCCGAATACAAGGATACTCAAAAAAAAGATGTAAAGATATCTGTTTCCCATTTTCTCTCCTCAAACTAATTATGCAGGATTCATTCCCAAATACAAGGTTTTATTATTTCACTCTCTAAGAAATAAAAATATACCTCTTTCCTATAAAATAAAAACAAAATGGATAAAAGGCTTTACGTTTAGAAAACAATTCGTACATCGTATTCTTTGTTAACCACTATTAGGGGGCAATTATATAACTTATGAATACTAAGGTCGAAACTCTGGGAGAATGCAAGGTTCCCAATCCTGCTAATTATGAATTTTATACCAAACCGAATGCTGTAGTTTTATATGATACTATTTTTGAGTCTCCGGAAGAGATCAAAACGAAACTGGGTGAAAATCCGCCTTATTTTGAACAGGCCGGACCTATGGAGAAGATTTTCTTCGAACCCAGGGAAGTTGTGGCGGGCATCGTAACCTGTGGGGGTCTGTGCCCCGGAATAAACGATGTTATACGTTCTATAGTCATGGAGTTGCATTATCGCTACAAGGTTCCTCGAATTTTAGGATTTCGTTATGGTTATGAAGGTCTCATAAAGCGATATAACCATGCTCCTATTCCTCTTTATCCGGAAACAGTAGCTGAAATTCACCGGGATGGAGGTTCTATTTTATCTTCTTCGAGAGGGGCCCAAAATCCGGCCGAGATGGTGGATTATCTCTGTGCTCTCGGAGTTAATGTATTGTTTTGTATTGGAGGGGATGGTACTCTTCGGGGAGCCCAGGCAGTGCATGAAGAAATTAAAAAACGTGGTGTGAAAATATCAGTTATCGGTATCCCAAAAACTATTGATAATGATATAAACTTTATCCATAAAACATTTGGTTTTTCTACTGCTTTTGCTAAAGCAGTGGATGCAATAGATTGTGCTCATGTAGAAGCGAAGGGTGCTGATAATGGCATTGGTCTTGTGAAATTAATGGGACGTCATTCCGGGTTTATCGCGGTAAATGCAGCATTGGCCGCCAAGGTTGTGAATTTTGTTTTAATTCCGGAACATGATTTTGATCTTGAGGGGGAAGGT
This window encodes:
- a CDS encoding 4Fe-4S binding protein encodes the protein MPYIVTSACIGHKYTDCVTECPVNAFREGDDMLYIHPDVCIDCGVCMPLCPVEAIYPDYDIPLKDKMWIDINRIKADKYPTIFNNRIKRNHNI
- a CDS encoding ATP-dependent 6-phosphofructokinase, whose translation is MNTKVETLGECKVPNPANYEFYTKPNAVVLYDTIFESPEEIKTKLGENPPYFEQAGPMEKIFFEPREVVAGIVTCGGLCPGINDVIRSIVMELHYRYKVPRILGFRYGYEGLIKRYNHAPIPLYPETVAEIHRDGGSILSSSRGAQNPAEMVDYLCALGVNVLFCIGGDGTLRGAQAVHEEIKKRGVKISVIGIPKTIDNDINFIHKTFGFSTAFAKAVDAIDCAHVEAKGADNGIGLVKLMGRHSGFIAVNAALAAKVVNFVLIPEHDFDLEGEGAFLETLKDRVQARKHAVIVVAEGAGQKFFEESSEKDPSGNQRLQDIGLFLKKRIVEYFHREGIECTLKYIDPSYIIRSVSANEEDSVFCGFLAQNAVHAGMAGKTGMVVGIWNNVFTNIPINMAVGQRKVLVPERSSLWRAVLGSTGQPNSMKAKTYFP
- the metH gene encoding methionine synthase gives rise to the protein MVETILDESIYTNANGKELIRLLKERILFLDGAMGTMIQKHKLSEEDFRGERYKNHSKSLKGNNDLLSITKPDIIEAIHIQFLEAGSNIIETNTFSSNEISQADYALESEVVLLNKESVKVARNAIRKFQESHPNHPCFVAGSIGPTNRTASMSPDVNDPAFRAVTFDKLVDVFYEQARALVEAGVDLLLPETNIDTLNLKAAIFAIEKVFEDLHVRIPLSLSVTITDASGRTLSGQTIEAFYNSIMHAKPISVGINCALGAKDMRPYIEELSHKSAFHISCYPNAGLPNAFGAYDQTPAEFARDVGEFANNGWLNIVGGCCGTTPEHIAALVQSVTGKSPRQVKPLPAFPRFSGLEPLNATKDKGFLMIGERTNVTGSPRFKKLILEGNYEEALSVARQQVENGADIIDVNFDEGLLDGEKAMTHFLNLLASEPDISRVPIMIDSSRWPIIVAGLKCIQGKAIVNSISLKEGEEKFIEQAKVIKKYGAAMVVMAFDENGQAATKDEKVRICTRAYNLLIEKAGVEPEDIIFDPNILTVATGMEEHNNYAVDFIQATSEIKRLCPGARVSGGVSNISFSFRGNNPVREAMHSAFLYHAIKAGLDMAIVNAGMLTVYEDIEKELLNRVEDVLLNRRADATERLIEYAEKIKGSEKEEKKETLKWREGTVAERLTYALVKGNMDFIDEDVEEARKSFQSPLEVIEGPLMDGMKVVGELFGEGKMFLPQVVKSARVMKKAVAYLMPYMEEDKRKNADSRPGAKFLIATVKGDVHDIGKNIVSVVLSCNNYEVIDLGVMVPSEKILEEAKKHKVDVIGLSGLITPSLDEMVHVASEMKREGFTVPLLIGGATTSAAHTAVKIAEEYENPVVHVIDASRVVNVLNSVLNEKTKKSYTEELKKEQERIRENYYGRQQERVLLGIEDARMNSFKTDWDKIDIPSPSFTGVKVYEEIDLKLLKDYIDWSPFFHAWELRGRYPQILEDEIVGKQARELFEDAKKLLNDIIENKRFNPRAVVGFFPANSVGDDIILYKDDEREETLSTFYSLRQQTIKQEGNANYALADFIAPVSSNRKDYLGAFAVTSGHGVEVFARSFEEKNDDYNSIMTKALGDRLAEALAEYMHKLMREEWGYGRTENLDNEALIKEQYRGIRPAPGYPACPDHTEKRTLFNLLSVEKNTGITLTENFAMMPASSVSGLYFSHPESRYFALGKIGKDQVEDYAKRKNMELKEMERWLSPNLDYK
- the meaB gene encoding methylmalonyl Co-A mutase-associated GTPase MeaB, which encodes MKENESALRVQKGVEPPDSINLNFAQNYRRKRKLNQSEYVEGVLSGNRAVLSQAITLLESSLPEHEELAAGIIEQCIPHSGKSLRIGITGVPGVGKSSFIETFGIYLLRKNHRLAVLAIDPSSQRSGGSILGDKTRMETLSREEKAFIRPSPSGTSLGGVARKTRETILLCEAAGFDVIIVETVGVGQSETAVHSMVDFFLLLMLAGAGDELQGIKRGIMEMADLIAINKADGDNQNRANLARMEYANALHLFPPTGSGWTPRVETCSALEKKGIGNIWDAIQEYMNLTKENSFFEKKRRNQAKYWMYGTIQEELKEHFFRDLQIQEALPNVEREVLEGRISSFQAAKKLLQRYFSRESSFSEIE
- a CDS encoding adenosylhomocysteinase gives rise to the protein MVNTTQDYKIKDISLSKWGREEIILAEKEMPGLMAIRAEYKDKQPLKGARIAGSLHMTIQTAVLIETLVELGAEVRWASCNIFSTQDHAAAAIAERGISVFAWKGETEEEYWWCTAQTLNFSNGQGPNMILDDGGDLTVYVHEKHPELLKDIKGISEETTTGVHQLYKMFKAGTLKVPAINVNDSVTKSKFDNLYGCRESLVDGIKRATDVMLAGKRALVCGYGDVGKGSAASLRAYGAIVSVTEIDPICALQAAMEGYQVCTVEDVVKETDIFVTATGCDDVITIDHLKQMKDGAIVCNIGHFDTEIQVAALVNFPGIKRTEIKPQVDKFTFPNGSSIILLAEGRLVNLGCATGHPSFVMSNSFSNQVLAQIELYNHSNKYKVGVYTLPKHLDEKVAEFHLAQIGVKLTKLNQKQADYLGVPVNGPYKPEHYRY
- a CDS encoding class I SAM-dependent methyltransferase; this translates as MKHDSGFSLSCGKVLLKHLPRNLELVIDLGCGPGGLLGHLLEYSDKVIAIDSSEKMLEEAKRNYKAYRNIKFQLSYLEKIKLPAKTADAVVASMVLHHVSNPPLAMQEVFRILKENGSFYIVDLSRHDREVMRDKFLDLWLGFDSWQLEDWLKQSGFIIEAKSVLKTPTEFKILVIKATKRSK